The following are from one region of the Thermoproteus uzoniensis 768-20 genome:
- a CDS encoding helix-turn-helix transcriptional regulator, with the protein MIWVVLLFANGSVLLVFNQTLAGSIYGLPLPSPPLSAPLVLNNGTPVPAVLNGSTLEVPVLGKALITVEYVPRVSASGGVISFNVSKGLYLIWAQGGVLLLPTVKILNYTKTNGTVLLIAEGPGTIAYTIQGTPAPATTPASSPSNTAPSGATPASDTTPASRTPAPTASPGGTSSASSGGLPFVWVLLAVAVAVAVAVLASRRRVPQLNDTDRLVLSYLRKTGGAYESDIARALGLPRTTVFKSVRRLEQTGLATVEKRDGRNFVKPK; encoded by the coding sequence GTGATCTGGGTAGTTCTCCTGTTCGCTAACGGGAGCGTCTTGCTGGTGTTTAACCAGACTTTGGCCGGCTCGATATACGGCCTGCCTCTGCCGTCTCCTCCCCTATCGGCGCCGTTGGTGTTGAACAACGGCACTCCAGTCCCCGCAGTCTTAAACGGGTCGACGCTGGAAGTGCCGGTTTTAGGCAAGGCCTTAATAACAGTCGAGTACGTGCCTAGAGTATCGGCGTCTGGAGGGGTGATAAGCTTCAACGTAAGCAAGGGCCTATACCTCATATGGGCCCAAGGAGGAGTACTCCTCCTCCCCACAGTCAAAATACTCAACTACACGAAAACGAACGGGACAGTACTCCTAATAGCAGAAGGGCCAGGCACCATAGCCTACACAATACAAGGCACGCCAGCCCCGGCAACTACGCCCGCAAGCAGTCCAAGCAACACGGCTCCAAGCGGCGCCACGCCCGCCAGCGACACGACGCCCGCTAGCCGGACGCCCGCGCCGACCGCATCCCCCGGCGGGACGTCCAGCGCCTCTAGCGGCGGCTTGCCGTTTGTTTGGGTTCTGTTGGCTGTAGCCGTCGCGGTTGCGGTTGCCGTGTTGGCTTCTAGGAGGCGTGTTCCTCAGCTCAACGACACGGATAGGCTTGTCCTCTCGTATTTGAGGAAGACGGGCGGCGCCTACGAGTCGGATATAGCCAGAGCGCTCGGCTTGCCGAGAACCACCGTGTTTAAGTCAGTCAGAAGACTAGAACAGACAGGCCTAGCAACCGTCGAGAAAAGAGACGGAAGAAACTTCGTAAAGCCTAAGTGA
- a CDS encoding TRAM domain-containing protein, with the protein MESEGRRPRRGGRGGPRGPKPVKEGDVIEVDIVEKSRRGDGVAKVEGFIVFVPGAEPGQHVKVQIEKVGGTYAIAKIVE; encoded by the coding sequence ATGGAAAGTGAAGGAAGGAGGCCGCGGCGAGGCGGCCGCGGCGGCCCGAGAGGGCCTAAACCGGTTAAGGAGGGCGACGTGATCGAGGTCGATATCGTCGAGAAGTCGAGGAGGGGCGACGGCGTCGCCAAGGTCGAGGGCTTCATAGTCTTCGTCCCAGGCGCCGAGCCTGGCCAGCACGTGAAGGTCCAGATAGAGAAGGTAGGTGGGACGTACGCCATCGCTAAAATAGTCGAATAG
- a CDS encoding tryptophan--tRNA ligase translates to MGEEFVVTPWEVRGKVDYDKLLAHFGARPLTPSDVELLAKYAGEVHPLIRRGFFYAHRDFDEILRWHGSGRPWALYTGRGPSGPVHIGHMVPWILLKWFSDKFGLEVYFQMTDDEKFYDDPELSLADTRRWAYENALDVIALGFTPDRLHLIIDTLDIKPLFPIAVKTAKKLTWNTVKATFGFTDSTNIGLIFYPSLQIAVAFLPTELRGEATPVLIPCAIDQDPYFRLARDIAESLGYPKPATLYSKFIMSLTGESKMSASNPDSAIYTIDDEKTVRRKIMNAFTGGRPTAEEQRKLGGNPNICPVFHYHMLFDPDDKSVEKIRQDCRSGALLCGECKLMLHDKISRFLKQHREAREKARDKVDQYRLSSKLR, encoded by the coding sequence GTGGGAGAGGAGTTCGTAGTAACGCCTTGGGAGGTAAGGGGGAAGGTCGACTACGATAAGCTCCTCGCGCATTTCGGCGCGAGGCCTCTGACCCCCTCCGACGTAGAGCTCCTCGCGAAATACGCAGGCGAGGTGCACCCCTTGATAAGGCGCGGCTTCTTCTACGCCCATAGAGACTTCGACGAGATATTGAGGTGGCACGGATCGGGGAGGCCTTGGGCGCTCTACACGGGAAGGGGGCCGAGCGGGCCTGTCCACATAGGCCATATGGTCCCGTGGATACTGCTCAAGTGGTTCTCCGACAAGTTCGGGCTAGAGGTCTACTTCCAGATGACCGACGACGAGAAGTTCTACGACGACCCCGAGCTGTCGCTCGCCGACACGAGGCGTTGGGCCTACGAGAACGCGCTGGACGTCATCGCGCTCGGCTTCACGCCGGACAGGCTACACCTGATCATAGACACACTCGACATAAAGCCCCTCTTCCCCATAGCCGTCAAGACAGCCAAGAAGCTCACCTGGAACACCGTCAAGGCCACCTTCGGCTTCACCGACTCCACCAACATAGGCCTGATATTCTACCCATCTCTCCAGATAGCCGTGGCCTTCCTCCCCACAGAGCTGAGGGGGGAGGCGACTCCCGTGTTGATACCCTGCGCCATAGACCAAGACCCGTACTTCCGCCTGGCGAGGGACATAGCCGAGTCGTTGGGCTACCCCAAGCCTGCCACGCTCTACTCCAAGTTCATAATGTCGCTGACGGGGGAGAGCAAGATGTCGGCCTCCAACCCCGACTCGGCCATATACACGATCGACGACGAGAAGACCGTGAGGCGCAAGATAATGAACGCGTTCACCGGCGGGAGGCCCACCGCCGAGGAGCAGAGGAAGCTGGGGGGCAACCCCAACATATGCCCCGTCTTCCACTACCACATGCTCTTCGACCCCGACGACAAGTCCGTGGAGAAGATACGGCAGGACTGCAGAAGCGGCGCGTTGCTCTGCGGCGAGTGCAAGCTAATGCTACACGACAAGATATCGCGCTTCCTCAAACAACACAGAGAGGCTAGGGAAAAGGCCAGGGACAAGGTGGACCAGTACAGGCTCAGCTCCAAGCTGAGGTAA
- a CDS encoding MFS transporter, translating into MPHPLDESRWGRAHWVLFAIVSLSFFLDGVLFSLVPLVAYLLPDLEPYATYIFAANSLAYLAGALAFGKVSDSLGRRMGLVVSLVLYTAAAAAFAAAFWLNALGLVAAFVLTSVMNFGVGGEIGPAFSALAEFSPARHRGKALMLAANFWNVGAAVIAGLSLVYTALSNDPHTIVLSIFGTAVALALVVLLARLHLPESPRWLAARGRAAEARRVVAAFAGVEADPPPQPEGVGLREVLRTKALGFAVLATVSAANVATYNIAAYYLPYASGFPYGADSAPVVVAVANAGASIGAFLLLPLIDRSRKASLTSAYLGGLLTALLFWYLAFAAPLAPFLAALFANAIFAEWSWGSLGVLESELFPTGVRATVVGLVTAIAWGVNTALVAVEGLVDAPTFMAMNAAVWAAGVIAAATWHMRGRESAKKTLEELQ; encoded by the coding sequence ATGCCGCATCCCCTCGACGAGAGCCGTTGGGGGAGGGCCCACTGGGTCCTCTTCGCAATAGTATCTCTCAGCTTCTTTCTAGACGGGGTCCTCTTCAGCCTAGTCCCCCTCGTGGCGTACCTACTGCCCGACCTAGAGCCCTACGCCACCTACATATTCGCGGCGAACTCCTTGGCGTATCTGGCCGGGGCCCTAGCCTTCGGCAAGGTCTCTGACTCCCTCGGCAGGAGGATGGGCCTCGTGGTGTCGCTAGTCCTCTACACGGCGGCGGCCGCGGCCTTCGCCGCGGCTTTCTGGCTCAACGCCCTCGGCCTCGTCGCCGCCTTCGTCCTCACCAGCGTCATGAACTTCGGCGTGGGGGGCGAGATAGGGCCGGCCTTCTCGGCACTCGCCGAGTTCTCGCCGGCGAGGCATAGGGGCAAGGCCCTTATGCTGGCCGCCAACTTCTGGAACGTCGGGGCAGCGGTGATCGCCGGCCTCTCGCTGGTCTACACAGCTCTCTCCAACGACCCCCACACCATCGTCCTCTCTATTTTCGGCACGGCCGTCGCCCTGGCCCTCGTGGTGCTCCTGGCGAGGCTACACCTGCCCGAGTCCCCTAGATGGCTCGCGGCGCGGGGGAGGGCGGCTGAGGCCAGGAGAGTCGTGGCCGCCTTCGCGGGAGTCGAGGCCGACCCGCCCCCGCAGCCGGAGGGCGTGGGCCTTAGGGAGGTTTTGAGGACCAAGGCGCTGGGCTTCGCGGTCCTGGCGACGGTCAGCGCCGCAAACGTGGCCACGTACAACATAGCCGCCTACTACCTCCCCTACGCCTCGGGGTTCCCCTACGGCGCGGACTCGGCGCCCGTGGTGGTGGCTGTCGCCAACGCTGGCGCCTCGATAGGCGCGTTCCTCCTACTGCCCCTCATAGATAGGTCGAGGAAGGCATCGCTGACCTCCGCATACCTCGGCGGGCTCCTCACCGCCCTCCTCTTCTGGTATCTGGCCTTCGCGGCGCCGCTGGCGCCTTTCCTAGCCGCGTTGTTCGCCAACGCGATCTTCGCCGAGTGGTCCTGGGGCTCTCTCGGCGTTCTTGAGAGCGAGCTGTTCCCCACAGGCGTCCGGGCCACGGTCGTGGGCCTGGTGACGGCGATCGCCTGGGGCGTGAACACGGCCCTCGTGGCGGTCGAGGGCCTCGTCGACGCGCCGACGTTTATGGCCATGAACGCCGCCGTCTGGGCCGCGGGCGTCATTGCGGCCGCGACATGGCATATGAGGGGCCGGGAGTCCGCCAAGAAGACGCTGGAGGAGTTGCAGTAA
- a CDS encoding ABC transporter ATP-binding protein, producing the protein MALLKISDLNAGYGKFHVLNGVSLEVEKGEIAVLLGPNGAGKSTLLNAIAGLATIFSGSIVVDGRDVTGKSPGEIQKAGVGYVMQSPNNFGTPNIFPELTVRENLIAAAAGVRPEEAEKALREVLELFPKLKELENRKGKFLSGGERQMLAISMGLMKRPKLLMLDEPTAGLAPKVASDVFSAIKSIRDMGITILLVEQNARKALEIGDRAFVMVTGRLRYSGPAKELDEEKLGRLIMGQ; encoded by the coding sequence ATGGCGCTCCTCAAGATCTCCGACCTAAACGCCGGCTACGGCAAGTTCCACGTGCTGAACGGCGTGTCGCTGGAGGTCGAGAAGGGCGAGATAGCCGTCCTCCTGGGCCCCAACGGCGCGGGGAAGTCCACTCTCCTGAACGCCATAGCGGGCCTCGCGACTATATTCAGCGGCTCTATCGTGGTCGACGGGAGGGACGTGACGGGGAAGAGCCCCGGGGAGATCCAGAAGGCTGGCGTCGGGTACGTTATGCAGTCCCCCAACAACTTCGGGACGCCCAACATATTCCCGGAGCTGACCGTTAGGGAGAACCTAATCGCCGCGGCCGCCGGGGTGAGGCCGGAGGAGGCCGAGAAGGCCCTTAGAGAGGTCTTGGAGCTCTTCCCCAAGCTGAAGGAGCTGGAGAACCGCAAGGGCAAGTTCCTCTCGGGCGGCGAGAGGCAGATGTTGGCCATCTCCATGGGGCTGATGAAGAGGCCCAAGCTCCTCATGCTCGACGAGCCGACTGCCGGGCTTGCGCCCAAAGTAGCCTCCGACGTGTTCTCCGCAATTAAGTCCATTAGGGATATGGGCATCACGATCCTCCTGGTGGAGCAGAACGCCAGGAAGGCGCTCGAGATAGGCGATAGGGCGTTCGTCATGGTTACGGGCAGGCTTAGGTACTCGGGCCCCGCCAAGGAGCTGGACGAGGAGAAGCTCGGCAGACTTATAATGGGCCAATAA
- a CDS encoding ABC transporter ATP-binding protein, with amino-acid sequence MLEIRGIVKQFGAFRALDGVDMNIERGKVTLLIGPNGSGKTTLINVVTGVYKPEAGRVVFHDDGRDVDITGWPPHKVFAEGIVRTFQIPQVFQRMTVIENLLVVARGQVGEDVLKAVREGAWIRQERELAERAFKILDMVGLGDVWDRYAYSLSAGQMKLLELARALMAGAKLIILDEPIAGIPIAQAHSIFQTIRDINAKGVTFWVVEHRIDIAFKYVDYVYAMASGRVISQGPPDVVAKDPKVIESYIGG; translated from the coding sequence GTGCTTGAGATCAGGGGTATAGTCAAACAGTTCGGCGCATTTAGGGCGCTCGACGGCGTTGACATGAACATAGAGAGGGGGAAGGTCACGTTGCTTATCGGGCCTAACGGCTCGGGGAAGACCACGTTGATCAACGTAGTGACGGGGGTCTACAAGCCGGAGGCGGGCCGCGTGGTTTTCCACGACGACGGGAGGGACGTCGACATAACCGGGTGGCCTCCTCACAAGGTTTTCGCCGAGGGGATAGTTAGGACTTTCCAGATACCGCAAGTCTTCCAGCGCATGACCGTGATAGAGAACCTCCTCGTGGTGGCTAGAGGGCAGGTAGGCGAGGACGTGTTGAAGGCCGTGAGGGAGGGCGCGTGGATAAGGCAGGAGAGAGAGCTGGCGGAGAGGGCCTTCAAAATCCTCGACATGGTCGGGCTGGGCGACGTGTGGGATCGCTACGCCTACTCGCTCTCGGCCGGCCAGATGAAGTTGTTGGAGCTCGCGAGGGCCCTCATGGCGGGGGCCAAGCTGATAATCCTCGACGAGCCGATAGCGGGCATACCCATAGCGCAGGCCCACTCCATATTCCAGACTATCCGCGATATAAACGCCAAGGGCGTCACCTTCTGGGTCGTGGAACACCGCATAGACATAGCGTTTAAGTACGTGGACTACGTCTACGCCATGGCGAGCGGGAGGGTCATATCGCAAGGTCCGCCGGACGTCGTGGCCAAGGACCCCAAAGTGATAGAGAGCTACATAGGCGGGTGA
- a CDS encoding ABC transporter substrate-binding protein, whose product MASRTGLIIGIVVVVIIIAAIAAYYASQKPAPPPAPSTTQASTTSTTAATATMSATTSTAATMSATSTTTTVKVVTIGALLPLTGALESYGLGSQCAIKLAVHNANQMFADKGIQFQLVVQDTATDPNTALQKLQTLYSQGIRFVVGPMASSEVSAIMSFAEQNHIIVVSQSSTSPALAVPKPYIFRLVPTDFYQGNAIAALLHFLGVKRIVIVYRADTWGQGLSAAIANASAKYGIQVLGRFGYDPSPSAMPAAEQAAVQKASAALGTPGPDAAFVMVTFEQDGVAVAQAAASDPVLSKVRWVGTDGIAGSSVMVQQAGQALANAKFLATIAAPNPNDPRYQKFVQEYKQFCGQPPVAYDPYAYDAAMFIMTAIAETGSTDPTVINSVLEQWGKNGTFVGVTGPVYLDQYHDRIYASYLIMGVAIVNGTPTWIDAGFYNGTTGQITVFPQGQPLFSS is encoded by the coding sequence CCGGCGCCGCCCCCCGCTCCCTCCACTACGCAAGCCAGCACGACTTCGACGACAGCCGCAACTGCGACTATGTCGGCAACAACAAGCACGGCCGCGACGATGTCGGCAACTTCGACAACTACCACCGTCAAGGTCGTCACCATAGGTGCCTTGCTTCCTCTAACCGGCGCGTTGGAGAGCTACGGCCTCGGCTCTCAGTGCGCCATAAAGCTGGCCGTCCACAACGCTAACCAGATGTTTGCCGACAAGGGCATACAATTCCAGCTCGTCGTGCAGGACACCGCGACCGATCCCAACACCGCTCTGCAGAAGCTCCAGACCCTATACTCACAAGGTATTAGGTTCGTGGTCGGGCCTATGGCGAGCTCGGAGGTCTCCGCCATAATGAGCTTCGCCGAGCAGAACCACATAATTGTGGTCAGCCAGTCCTCCACATCGCCGGCGCTCGCCGTGCCTAAGCCCTACATCTTTAGGCTCGTCCCGACCGACTTCTACCAAGGAAACGCCATAGCCGCCCTCCTGCACTTCCTAGGCGTCAAGAGAATTGTGATCGTCTATAGGGCCGATACTTGGGGCCAAGGCCTCTCCGCGGCTATAGCCAACGCCTCTGCCAAATACGGCATACAGGTGTTGGGCCGCTTCGGCTACGACCCGTCTCCCTCTGCCATGCCCGCAGCTGAGCAAGCCGCCGTGCAGAAAGCCTCAGCCGCCTTAGGCACTCCAGGCCCCGACGCGGCTTTCGTAATGGTCACCTTCGAGCAAGACGGCGTCGCTGTGGCGCAGGCGGCGGCCAGCGATCCGGTGCTCTCCAAGGTCAGGTGGGTGGGGACCGACGGCATAGCGGGCTCCTCCGTGATGGTGCAACAAGCTGGCCAGGCTCTGGCTAACGCCAAGTTCCTCGCCACTATTGCGGCTCCGAACCCCAACGACCCGCGCTATCAGAAGTTTGTGCAGGAGTATAAGCAGTTCTGCGGACAGCCTCCTGTGGCGTACGATCCCTACGCCTACGACGCCGCCATGTTCATAATGACCGCCATAGCCGAGACCGGCTCCACTGACCCGACTGTCATAAACTCGGTGCTCGAGCAGTGGGGCAAAAACGGCACGTTTGTCGGGGTCACCGGGCCGGTATACCTCGACCAGTACCACGACAGAATATACGCCAGCTATCTGATAATGGGCGTCGCCATAGTCAACGGCACGCCGACATGGATAGACGCCGGCTTCTACAACGGCACAACCGGACAGATAACAGTATTCCCGCAAGGACAGCCCCTATTCAGCTCGTAA